One Panicum virgatum strain AP13 chromosome 3N, P.virgatum_v5, whole genome shotgun sequence DNA segment encodes these proteins:
- the LOC120666853 gene encoding IQ domain-containing protein IQM3-like — protein MVGDGSGDVDELDALHLSLAAHAPHERRVWGGAADDEDGDAMARAAAGEGEALAQEKLRRATAAAASGWVGSAGWQALNFARLSHSTISFFDEPRPKTATSHWNRVSLKASKVGQGLSRDSKALKLAFQHWVEAIDPRHRSGHNLHFYYDFWCQSQAGHPFFYWLDVGDGKDVDLPECPRTLLKKQCIKYLGPIERELYEYIINEGKVIHKQSGEPLDTSQGPEGAKWIFVVSTARRLYAGKKEKGVFQHSSFLAGGATIAAGKFMVENGVIKVLLCSPL, from the exons ATGGTTGGGGACGGAAGTGGCGATGTCGATGAACTTGATGCGCTTCATCTCTCGCTCGCAGCTCACGCGCCCCACGAGCGTCGTGTATGGGGAGGGGCCGCGGATGATGAGGATGGGGACGCCATGGCCCGGGCAGccgcgggggagggggaggcgctgGCGCAGGAGAAACTACGCCGGgccacggcagcggcggcgtcaggCTGGGTTGGGAGCGCTGG GTGGCAAGCGTTGAACTTTGCGCGGCTCAGCCATAGCACTATCTCCTTCTTCGATGAACCCAGGCCAAAGACTGCAACGTCACACTGGAATCGTGTTAGCCTGAAAGCATCTAAG GTTGGTCAAGGTCTCTCCAGAGATAGCAAGGCTCTCAAGTTGGCTTTCCAACATTGGGTCGAGGCT ATCGACCCTCGACATCGATCTGGGCACAACCTGCACTTCTACTACGATTTTTGGTGCCAAAGCCAAGCTGGCCATCCCTTCTTCTATTG GCTTGATGTTGGGGATGGAAAAGATGTAGATCTTCCCGAGTGTCCAAGAACTCTGCTCAAGAAGCAATGCATAAAATATCTCGGCCCT ATAGAGCGTGAGCTCTATGAATACATCATTAACGAGGGAAAGGTTATCCATAAACAATCTGGAGAACCACTAGATACAAGCCAGGGTCCTGAAGGAGCTAAATGGATTTTTGTTGTGAGCACAGCAAGAAGACTTTATGCTGGCAAG AAGGAGAAAGGTGTATTTCAGCACTCAAGCTTTTTAGCTGGAGGTGCTACCATAGCTGCTGGAAAATTTATGGTGGAAAATGGAGTAATCAAGGTATTATTATGTTCCCCATTGTGA